The Flavobacterium praedii genome window below encodes:
- a CDS encoding TIGR02391 family protein: MSDRIPPIDGSVLEGISKTLGDTNNGLTGLEIGKFLLEVNIPDIDSVNTKWKRLYNAFVDFQNRNHISNNILKFINKSMSPARFVGKNEQFEFLRAELNKRLVFIGLELSERGKFIKTEEATTITEAQQRASRLVGKLELRNVHPTIYKYCSAELLAENYFHTVFEATKSIAETIRQRTGLTEDGSELIDKAFSIRNPLIQINDLSTETKESEHKGFANLIKGVFGMFRNTTAHSPRIIWEFNENDALDILSTISLIHRRLNINE; the protein is encoded by the coding sequence ATGAGTGATAGAATACCACCAATTGATGGAAGTGTGCTAGAAGGTATAAGTAAAACTTTAGGCGATACAAACAATGGATTGACTGGGCTTGAAATTGGCAAGTTCTTGCTTGAAGTAAATATACCAGACATTGATTCTGTAAACACCAAATGGAAGAGATTATATAATGCATTTGTTGATTTTCAAAATAGGAATCATATTTCAAATAACATCCTAAAGTTTATAAACAAGTCTATGAGCCCGGCAAGATTTGTAGGGAAAAATGAACAGTTTGAATTCCTTAGAGCTGAACTTAATAAACGTCTTGTATTTATTGGGCTTGAATTATCTGAACGCGGTAAATTTATTAAAACTGAAGAAGCCACCACAATTACTGAGGCCCAACAAAGAGCCAGCCGATTGGTGGGGAAATTGGAATTAAGAAATGTACACCCGACAATTTATAAGTATTGCAGTGCGGAATTGTTAGCTGAAAATTATTTTCATACAGTATTTGAAGCAACAAAGAGTATTGCAGAAACGATAAGACAAAGAACAGGTTTAACGGAAGATGGAAGCGAATTAATAGATAAGGCGTTTTCAATTCGAAATCCATTGATTCAAATAAATGACTTATCAACCGAAACAAAAGAAAGTGAACATAAAGGTTTTGCAAATCTGATTAAAGGAGTTTTTGGCATGTTTAGAAACACTACCGCACACTCACCGAGAATTATCTGGGAATTTAATGAAAATGACGCGTTAGACATTCTTTCAACAATATCCCTAATTCACAGACGACTAAACATAAATGAATAA
- a CDS encoding DUF6088 family protein — MDYLCVMKLAEQIRIRIKKLPKGKTFGYADLGIAKEEYQTGAKALERLQTKGVIKKISKGVFYKPEQTVFGELKPDYNEQLRPYLFENGKRIAYITGAYLYNQLNLTTQMAFRIKIACRGKRISINRGAVKADAVKSYAEVTDSNYELLGFLDAFKDIRQIPDSTTAKTVKLLSERIKQLTETQRAEMVKYALLYPPRVRALLGAILESQMASSKDIKKLKESLNPLTTIKVELKESDLPTIGNWYIK; from the coding sequence ATGGATTATCTTTGTGTAATGAAATTGGCAGAACAAATACGTATTCGAATTAAAAAACTACCTAAAGGGAAAACCTTTGGGTATGCTGATTTGGGTATTGCCAAAGAAGAGTATCAAACTGGAGCGAAAGCATTAGAACGTTTACAGACCAAAGGTGTCATTAAAAAAATATCCAAAGGAGTATTTTACAAACCCGAACAAACGGTTTTTGGAGAATTAAAACCAGACTATAACGAGCAGTTACGCCCATATTTGTTTGAAAATGGTAAACGTATCGCCTATATAACAGGAGCTTATTTATACAATCAATTGAACCTTACTACACAAATGGCATTCAGGATTAAAATAGCCTGTCGTGGCAAACGTATTTCTATCAATAGAGGGGCGGTAAAAGCAGATGCGGTAAAAAGCTATGCCGAAGTAACAGATAGTAATTATGAATTATTAGGTTTTTTGGATGCGTTTAAAGACATCAGGCAAATACCCGATAGTACTACTGCTAAAACGGTAAAACTATTGAGTGAGCGCATTAAGCAATTAACCGAAACACAAAGGGCTGAAATGGTAAAATATGCTTTACTCTATCCGCCAAGAGTAAGGGCTTTGTTGGGAGCAATTTTAGAAAGTCAAATGGCATCATCAAAGGATATTAAAAAACTAAAAGAAAGTCTTAATCCGCTTACGACTATCAAAGTTGAATTGAAAGAGAGTGATTTACCAACCATAGGAAATTGGTATATTAAATAA
- a CDS encoding NADAR family protein yields MDIRNYNSKEAIVFRKTTEPFGGLSNMASGYALYINEVIIPSSEHLYQAMRYPTNPEIQFEIISQDNAMKAKMISNKYKSHYSRPDWEKIQIKVMRWALEIKLAQNWDKFSTILQETQNKPIVEYATDNKIWGAKPSGNNELIGTNALGRLLMELREKHIINNDRLYCVNPPNVPALLLYNQYIDVVCDDAIIDFHSESLSYAI; encoded by the coding sequence ATGGATATCAGAAATTACAACTCAAAAGAAGCGATTGTTTTTAGAAAAACAACTGAACCATTTGGCGGTTTATCCAATATGGCCTCGGGTTATGCTTTGTATATTAATGAAGTGATAATACCATCATCAGAGCATTTGTATCAAGCGATGCGCTATCCAACAAATCCAGAAATTCAATTTGAAATTATTAGTCAAGATAATGCTATGAAAGCAAAAATGATTAGTAATAAATATAAATCTCATTATTCTCGCCCTGATTGGGAAAAAATCCAAATTAAAGTGATGCGTTGGGCATTAGAAATAAAACTAGCCCAAAATTGGGATAAGTTTAGTACAATACTCCAAGAAACTCAAAACAAACCAATTGTTGAGTATGCCACTGATAATAAAATTTGGGGAGCAAAACCATCTGGAAATAATGAATTAATTGGCACAAACGCATTAGGTAGATTATTAATGGAATTGCGAGAAAAGCATATTATTAATAATGATCGTTTGTATTGTGTAAATCCACCAAATGTTCCAGCACTTTTACTATACAACCAATACATTGATGTTGTTTGCGACGATGCAATTATTGATTTTCATAGTGAAAGTCTTTCCTATGCTATTTAA
- a CDS encoding phosphoribosyltransferase-like protein translates to MIKEIIKNIVTITQDYHSDYDNGFVMTEEHVLEWSDQFEEPDREFVLSEVLHILQQGVYISKEKAKDILWNFINKATTFFGYQNIEIFLRETHFISVQGETKSQSVLLSILNAVLVEKTGHSLEICGSLGVRNYIYLDDVIGSGGKFNYEIHKYIAENNLLNAFKNKEIRILSYFFCIHTWGTVNARYILKNRFEGENFFLDFKAFPIVSNYIVENNIKEYNQRLNLVYPEKSKNEYDVYLASLDQAPRQADKAYRRQTQPNKETFFTSKENRLRIEQIFLDKGIEIINQIQDEESKRKHRPLGKTYPGYKTFGTGTLFFTWRNISNTCPIVFWWDNPAHNWKGLFPLHNRGNLI, encoded by the coding sequence GTGATAAAAGAAATAATAAAAAATATCGTTACAATTACCCAGGATTACCATTCAGATTATGATAATGGTTTTGTAATGACGGAAGAACACGTTTTAGAATGGTCAGATCAGTTTGAGGAACCTGATAGAGAATTTGTTTTGAGCGAAGTGTTACATATCTTGCAACAAGGTGTTTATATCTCAAAAGAAAAAGCTAAAGATATACTTTGGAATTTTATAAATAAAGCCACAACATTTTTTGGTTATCAAAACATTGAAATATTTTTAAGAGAAACACACTTTATTTCAGTACAAGGAGAAACAAAAAGTCAATCAGTACTACTTTCAATTTTAAATGCTGTTTTAGTTGAAAAGACGGGGCATTCCTTAGAAATATGTGGTTCATTAGGTGTGAGAAATTATATTTATTTGGATGATGTAATTGGTAGTGGAGGTAAATTTAATTATGAAATACATAAATACATTGCTGAAAATAATTTACTGAACGCTTTTAAAAATAAGGAAATTAGAATCTTATCCTATTTTTTCTGTATTCATACTTGGGGTACTGTAAATGCAAGATATATTTTAAAAAACAGATTTGAGGGAGAAAATTTCTTTTTGGATTTTAAAGCATTTCCAATTGTATCAAATTATATTGTCGAAAATAATATTAAAGAATACAATCAACGCTTAAATTTAGTTTATCCAGAAAAATCAAAAAATGAATATGATGTTTATCTTGCTAGTCTTGACCAAGCACCAAGGCAAGCAGATAAAGCTTACAGAAGACAAACACAACCCAATAAGGAAACCTTTTTTACTTCAAAAGAAAACAGATTGCGCATAGAACAAATTTTCCTTGACAAAGGAATTGAAATTATTAATCAGATTCAAGATGAAGAAAGTAAACGAAAACACCGTCCTTTAGGAAAAACGTATCCAGGTTACAAGACTTTTGGTACAGGAACTTTGTTTTTTACTTGGCGCAATATTAGTAATACTTGCCCTATTGTATTTTGGTGGGATAATCCTGCACACAATTGGAAAGGACTTTTTCCGCTACATAATAGAGGGAATTTAATTTAA
- a CDS encoding Eco57I restriction-modification methylase domain-containing protein: MSQNINTLFANKYNSVEWKSLLKVLFKNKSASFYRTTLNRKENDKKAHELADSILEFGDLKLDDNSRILFYEIKLVDDKQINSRVGLRNIIHSDVIPGDVDGIIATYYNEKANDWRLTFISKSLYWDEEYNQIKEETHPKRYTYVLGKGESIKTALNQFDWLFNEIRNKEITIKDLIKTFSVEKISNDFFKKYFDHFKLLVGYISDNPDAFSFFKSQVDNNKSNKEQQEDAEKLVRQFVKKLMGRIVFLYFLQKKGWLGVPANEPWGNGEKDFMSRLFTSFTEKNDFYNKCLAPLFFHTLNKDRKESNDIFEITNTKIPYLNGGLFDKDQIEPDEIRIIPQRFEELFEFFDQYNFTIDENSPDDQDIGIDPEMLGLIFENLLEDNKDKGTFYTPKEVVHFMCKESISQYITDTLQKTASDKELKEITTYIKQSGKIDLEIIKQYAERIDKALTDCKICDPAIGSGAFPMGMVFEIMRLKKELHAFYKQEDFIYLKEKLNIIKNNIYGVDLDKGAVDISRLRFWLSLIVDEKEPKPLPNLDYKIMQGNSLVESFEGVFLGKDIEKADDKTLIIVKPQLSMFGEPEIESQTKLNLSDSDKKSLKDLVELYFSEEEYKKLKISKAEIASQIDTKIHDKLELLFDAQKETLDIQIGQIEYKKSLISNVDKPEATKQKNIKALEKIEKELKPLLKEKELLSTKIEKLYKLQNASERPYFLWHHFFGNVLNEGKKGFDIVIGNPPYGGIKIDDKTQEEYKLASKDPYGAFMSMALNKLLKPNGILCYIVSDTWLTIKSHKPLREQILQYDLKNVIRLHKDCFNATVNSCIFTIKKTVVSSSVIPSAVEGQIIAADLTNISTRKQIPEFREKLFHLEDYIGQYTPEFAVYSYPQSLLQTNSNHPIIVGSPKLFALMNDTMVPIIDKDINGSTIAVRQVEFNKKTIELVRFGDVADVKQGLATGDNKSYLYQNTNAFGTYRDIQLFNEFVLTDDDLEIIRKSSDVRIKVIDNGIHKTKNDSNFDKDCYFEGRYIAPYDKGGESDTDEGWLPNYYVPTDYFIDWSCEAVSLLKTQTILERNKRLGKIGGVNKVCSRFQNKDSYFLESINCSRVGEYSPTYRIATDTIYDSGCNNVFNSINNRNTTLSILCSKLWRFQFTLFINHSVNSQTDDNLELSYPITNEADIEKLDEIVIKLLENQKQNPRYNYFANEQKEIDQLVYELYGLNEEDINEVETWFARRYPKLANYAYYQSAEELLQKQLQQVNTNDKIKQLLSNGESKTVEFKSTLRYCLRQNNPQKYVEHSAIKNLAAFLNSEGGTLFIGVDDDGNILGLENTDFASFKGDNKKDEFVKHFDNLVQNYFGNNMVHKFNVEFETIDNKTIALIHIKDKAKEPVIITNPEKNNQEEFYVRRNASTIALTMYEMLNYSKENWG; encoded by the coding sequence ATGAGCCAAAACATAAATACCTTATTTGCCAACAAGTACAATTCTGTAGAATGGAAATCATTACTCAAAGTCTTGTTTAAAAACAAATCGGCATCATTCTATAGAACAACACTAAATAGAAAAGAAAACGATAAAAAAGCACACGAATTAGCCGATTCTATTTTAGAATTTGGTGATTTAAAACTAGATGATAATTCTCGAATCTTGTTTTACGAAATCAAACTTGTTGATGATAAACAAATTAATAGTCGTGTTGGGTTACGAAATATTATACACTCTGATGTAATTCCGGGCGATGTGGATGGAATTATAGCTACTTATTACAATGAAAAAGCGAACGATTGGCGATTGACATTTATTTCAAAATCTTTGTATTGGGATGAAGAATACAACCAAATAAAAGAAGAAACGCACCCTAAAAGATATACTTATGTTTTAGGTAAAGGAGAAAGCATTAAAACGGCTCTTAATCAGTTTGATTGGTTGTTTAACGAGATTAGAAATAAGGAAATAACCATAAAAGACCTTATTAAAACCTTTTCGGTTGAAAAAATATCGAATGACTTTTTTAAAAAATATTTTGACCACTTCAAATTATTAGTAGGTTATATTTCGGATAATCCAGATGCGTTTTCTTTTTTCAAAAGCCAAGTTGACAATAACAAATCAAATAAAGAGCAACAAGAAGATGCTGAAAAATTAGTGCGTCAATTTGTTAAGAAACTGATGGGTAGAATCGTTTTCTTGTATTTCTTGCAAAAGAAAGGCTGGTTAGGCGTTCCTGCCAATGAACCTTGGGGTAATGGTGAGAAAGATTTTATGTCTAGATTATTTACTTCGTTTACAGAGAAAAACGATTTTTACAATAAATGTTTGGCACCACTTTTCTTTCATACCTTAAATAAAGACAGAAAAGAAAGCAACGATATTTTTGAAATTACCAACACCAAAATACCTTATTTAAACGGAGGATTATTCGACAAAGACCAGATTGAACCTGATGAAATAAGAATCATTCCACAACGATTTGAAGAGCTGTTTGAATTTTTTGACCAATACAATTTTACTATTGACGAAAATAGTCCTGATGACCAAGACATTGGTATTGATCCAGAAATGTTAGGACTTATTTTTGAAAATTTGTTAGAGGACAATAAAGACAAAGGTACTTTCTATACTCCTAAAGAAGTAGTTCACTTTATGTGTAAAGAAAGTATTAGTCAATATATCACTGATACACTTCAAAAGACTGCATCGGACAAGGAACTAAAGGAAATTACTACCTATATCAAACAATCTGGTAAAATTGATTTAGAGATTATAAAACAATATGCTGAACGAATTGACAAAGCTTTAACCGATTGTAAAATATGTGATCCAGCTATTGGTTCTGGTGCTTTTCCTATGGGAATGGTATTTGAGATTATGCGTCTCAAAAAAGAATTGCACGCATTTTACAAACAAGAAGATTTCATTTATCTCAAAGAGAAACTGAATATCATCAAAAACAATATTTACGGTGTTGACCTTGACAAAGGTGCGGTAGATATTTCACGTTTGCGTTTTTGGTTATCGTTAATTGTTGATGAAAAAGAACCCAAACCTTTGCCCAATCTCGATTATAAGATTATGCAAGGCAATTCATTAGTAGAATCGTTTGAAGGGGTGTTTCTTGGAAAGGATATTGAGAAAGCAGACGATAAAACATTGATTATTGTAAAACCACAATTATCAATGTTTGGCGAACCCGAAATAGAAAGTCAAACCAAATTAAACCTTTCTGATTCGGATAAAAAAAGTCTTAAAGATTTAGTGGAATTGTATTTTAGTGAAGAAGAGTATAAAAAACTGAAAATCTCAAAAGCAGAGATTGCAAGTCAAATCGACACTAAAATTCACGATAAACTAGAGTTGTTATTTGATGCTCAAAAAGAAACCTTAGACATACAAATTGGGCAAATTGAATACAAAAAGAGTTTGATTTCTAATGTAGATAAACCCGAAGCTACAAAACAAAAAAACATAAAAGCGCTTGAAAAAATAGAGAAAGAACTAAAACCTTTATTGAAAGAAAAAGAGTTGTTAAGTACCAAAATTGAAAAACTCTACAAACTACAAAATGCTTCCGAAAGACCTTATTTTCTTTGGCATCATTTTTTTGGAAATGTACTCAACGAAGGCAAAAAAGGCTTTGATATTGTAATAGGAAATCCTCCTTATGGCGGAATAAAAATTGACGATAAAACACAAGAAGAATACAAACTCGCCAGCAAAGATCCTTATGGTGCGTTTATGAGTATGGCACTAAATAAGCTACTCAAACCAAACGGCATTTTGTGTTACATCGTTTCCGATACTTGGCTAACCATCAAAAGCCACAAACCTTTGCGGGAACAAATATTGCAATACGACCTTAAAAACGTCATTCGTTTGCATAAAGACTGTTTCAATGCCACAGTAAACTCGTGCATATTTACAATAAAGAAAACAGTTGTTAGTAGCTCTGTCATCCCGAGCGCAGTCGAGGGACAAATAATAGCCGCCGATTTAACCAACATTTCTACCCGAAAACAAATACCCGAGTTTAGAGAAAAACTATTTCACCTCGAAGATTATATTGGACAATACACTCCTGAATTTGCGGTGTATTCTTATCCCCAATCGTTGTTGCAAACCAATAGCAACCATCCAATAATTGTTGGTAGCCCAAAGTTATTTGCTTTAATGAATGATACTATGGTGCCTATAATAGATAAAGATATAAATGGCTCAACAATAGCGGTTAGACAAGTTGAATTTAATAAAAAAACGATTGAATTAGTACGTTTTGGTGATGTTGCCGATGTGAAACAAGGATTAGCAACGGGCGATAATAAAAGTTATTTATATCAAAATACAAATGCTTTTGGAACATATCGAGATATTCAATTATTTAACGAATTTGTATTAACTGATGATGATTTAGAAATTATTAGAAAGAGTAGCGATGTTAGAATAAAAGTAATTGACAATGGTATTCATAAAACCAAAAATGATTCCAATTTTGATAAAGATTGCTATTTTGAGGGAAGATATATTGCTCCTTATGACAAAGGTGGAGAAAGCGATACTGATGAAGGATGGTTACCTAATTATTATGTACCTACTGATTATTTTATTGATTGGAGTTGTGAAGCAGTATCATTATTGAAGACACAAACTATTCTAGAGAGAAACAAAAGGCTTGGCAAAATTGGTGGTGTTAATAAAGTTTGTTCTAGATTTCAAAATAAAGATTCATATTTTTTAGAATCTATTAATTGTTCAAGAGTTGGCGAGTATAGTCCAACTTACAGAATAGCAACAGATACGATTTATGATTCGGGATGTAATAATGTTTTTAATTCAATAAATAATAGAAATACAACACTTTCAATTTTATGTTCAAAATTATGGAGATTTCAGTTTACTCTATTTATTAATCATAGTGTAAATTCTCAAACAGATGATAATTTAGAATTATCTTATCCTATTACAAATGAAGCTGATATTGAAAAATTAGATGAAATAGTAATTAAATTGTTAGAAAACCAAAAACAAAACCCTCGTTATAATTACTTCGCGAATGAGCAAAAAGAAATAGACCAATTAGTTTATGAATTGTATGGCTTAAATGAAGAAGATATCAATGAAGTAGAAACTTGGTTTGCACGCCGTTATCCTAAATTGGCTAATTATGCCTATTATCAATCGGCAGAAGAATTATTACAAAAACAGTTGCAACAAGTAAATACAAATGATAAAATAAAACAATTATTGTCCAATGGCGAAAGCAAAACGGTAGAGTTTAAAAGTACCTTGCGTTATTGTTTACGTCAAAATAATCCACAAAAATATGTTGAGCATTCGGCTATCAAAAACTTGGCAGCTTTCCTTAATAGTGAAGGCGGCACTTTGTTTATTGGTGTAGATGATGATGGTAATATTTTAGGATTAGAAAACACAGACTTTGCCAGTTTCAAAGGAGATAATAAAAAAGACGAATTTGTAAAACACTTTGACAATTTGGTTCAAAACTATTTTGGCAACAATATGGTGCATAAATTCAATGTAGAGTTTGAAACTATTGATAATAAAACCATTGCTTTAATTCACATAAAAGACAAAGCCAAGGAACCAGTAATCATAACCAATCCAGAAAAAAACAACCAAGAAGAGTTTTACGTTCGTAGAAATGCAAGTACAATTGCCTTAACAATGTATGAAATGTTGAATTATAGTAAAGAAAATTGGGGGTAA
- a CDS encoding helicase-related protein has translation MSTKFFTNKDQNTLQQKFKGIFEHLPIHYFDALVGYFRSSGYFKIREFLKDVEEIRILVGIDVDHLISDAAKKGLEFNFNTDITREEFIKEFKDDIQQSEYNQKVEEGILQFIYEVGIGKIKVKAHPDKNIHAKIYIFRPKNWNEHNSGSVITGSSNLSENGLDKNFEFNVELRDYDDVVFANETFESLWSEAIDILPYEIANVKKDTFLNDEFSPFDLYIKLLIEYFGKSIEYDPESITDLPKGYKKLAYQIDAVNDGYNKLLQHSGFILADVVGLGKTIIATIIAKKFYFANGYRSKILIVYPPALENSWKKTIRDFEVPGVDFITNGSLHQIKHPEDYDLIIVDEAHKFRSDESERFNQLQKICKTPRKRKGNDGSNQKKVILVTATPLNNKPDDIRNQLYLFQDSKKSSIDGVPNGNLQHFFRPLIDRYTKLKGEKDQHKIAKGVKEIYTEIRNKIIEPIVVRRTRTDIRNTPNYWDDIVAQGVTFPNINQPKQILYQLDERTDELYDRTLKLVRDTKKGLGYYRYQAIKFLNADAKNIYQKATGVDPKKADRISEQLAHIMRILLVKRIDSSFYAFKMSLERFYNANQAMMKMISNGKIYISKKHNINDFILDENEEELERLLLEAETPDLIQGFELEAFDEEFIQGIKKDNDILKELFEEWNLIIQDPKFNTFLYKIKNELLKAEFNDNKKLVVFSESKETTQYVVGRLKENGISKILAIDSSNQKDNAETIALNFDANIPLLEQKNDYDIIITTEVLAEGVNLHRSNIILNYDIPWNATRLMQRIGRVNRIGTPSKDIYIYNFFPTSRTDNEIELNKKAYMKLQAFHSALGEDSQIYSTDEEFDSFGLFEKIPEEEKDERLEYLNYLRKFRDENPDEYHRIKNKIPTRARTGRKNKSAKEQTITFIKNKKRDTFYLIYPDFSLEELTFVEAARLYKAEISERAVGLHSLHHEQINAALTSFTTGESITNLGDKANVKLGPNESRAISFIEKQLLQEFITPDDKELINAGATAIRRGKFQKLPREINKLIKDAASKKPSLSETYNNVMKLLKTYPLLETVSEFVEKEKVVPKRSIKTDKPAIILSESFTI, from the coding sequence ATGTCTACAAAATTTTTCACAAACAAAGACCAAAACACACTACAGCAAAAGTTTAAAGGCATATTTGAACATTTACCAATTCATTATTTTGATGCTTTAGTAGGTTATTTTCGCTCGTCTGGTTATTTTAAAATCAGGGAGTTTCTAAAAGATGTTGAAGAAATTAGAATATTAGTAGGAATTGATGTTGACCACTTGATTAGTGATGCTGCAAAAAAAGGTTTAGAATTTAATTTCAATACTGATATAACCCGTGAAGAATTTATCAAAGAGTTTAAAGACGATATTCAACAATCTGAGTATAATCAAAAAGTTGAAGAAGGAATTTTACAATTCATTTATGAGGTCGGCATTGGTAAAATAAAAGTAAAAGCACATCCAGACAAAAATATTCACGCTAAAATATACATTTTTAGACCTAAAAATTGGAACGAACACAATAGCGGTTCAGTTATAACAGGTTCAAGTAATTTGAGTGAAAACGGTCTGGATAAAAACTTTGAATTCAATGTTGAACTAAGAGATTATGATGATGTAGTATTCGCAAACGAAACTTTTGAAAGTTTATGGTCAGAAGCAATTGATATTTTACCTTATGAAATTGCTAATGTAAAAAAAGACACCTTTTTAAATGATGAATTTTCTCCATTTGATTTATACATAAAACTTCTAATTGAATATTTTGGAAAAAGTATCGAATATGATCCAGAATCTATTACTGATTTACCTAAAGGATATAAAAAATTAGCATATCAGATAGATGCTGTAAATGATGGTTATAACAAACTACTGCAACATAGTGGATTTATTTTAGCGGATGTTGTTGGTTTGGGTAAAACTATTATCGCTACCATTATTGCCAAAAAATTCTATTTTGCTAATGGATATAGATCTAAAATATTAATTGTTTATCCTCCTGCATTAGAAAACAGTTGGAAAAAAACGATTAGAGATTTTGAAGTTCCTGGAGTAGATTTTATCACGAATGGTAGTTTACACCAAATTAAGCACCCAGAGGATTATGATTTAATCATTGTTGATGAAGCTCACAAATTTCGTTCTGATGAATCGGAACGATTTAATCAGCTACAAAAAATATGTAAGACTCCTAGAAAGAGGAAAGGGAATGACGGAAGCAATCAAAAGAAAGTAATTTTAGTTACAGCAACTCCTTTGAACAATAAGCCTGATGATATTAGAAATCAATTGTATTTGTTTCAAGATTCAAAAAAATCTTCGATAGATGGTGTTCCTAATGGAAATTTGCAACACTTTTTCAGACCATTAATTGACCGATACACCAAATTAAAAGGAGAAAAAGATCAACATAAAATTGCGAAAGGAGTTAAGGAAATTTACACCGAAATAAGAAATAAAATTATTGAGCCTATAGTTGTAAGAAGAACAAGAACCGATATTAGAAATACTCCTAATTATTGGGATGATATTGTTGCTCAAGGTGTAACTTTTCCAAACATTAATCAACCTAAACAAATTCTTTATCAGCTCGATGAAAGAACAGATGAGTTATACGATAGAACTTTAAAATTAGTTCGTGATACAAAAAAAGGTTTGGGTTATTACCGCTATCAAGCAATAAAGTTTTTGAATGCTGATGCAAAAAATATTTATCAAAAAGCGACAGGAGTTGACCCAAAGAAAGCAGATCGAATTTCCGAACAGTTGGCTCATATAATGCGAATACTATTGGTCAAAAGAATTGACAGTAGTTTTTACGCTTTTAAAATGAGTTTAGAGCGTTTTTACAATGCTAACCAAGCAATGATGAAAATGATTTCGAATGGCAAAATTTACATTTCAAAAAAACATAATATAAATGATTTCATTTTAGATGAAAATGAAGAAGAACTAGAAAGATTATTACTAGAAGCCGAAACACCAGATTTAATTCAAGGATTTGAATTAGAAGCTTTTGATGAAGAATTTATTCAAGGTATAAAAAAAGATAATGACATATTAAAAGAGTTGTTCGAAGAGTGGAATTTAATTATCCAAGACCCAAAATTCAATACATTTTTATACAAAATAAAAAATGAATTATTAAAAGCAGAATTCAACGATAACAAAAAATTAGTAGTATTTTCAGAATCAAAAGAAACAACGCAATATGTTGTTGGACGATTAAAAGAAAATGGTATTTCAAAAATTTTAGCCATTGATAGTAGCAATCAGAAAGACAATGCAGAAACTATTGCATTAAACTTTGATGCCAACATACCTTTATTAGAACAAAAAAACGATTACGATATTATCATTACTACCGAAGTTTTAGCGGAAGGTGTCAATTTACATCGTTCCAATATTATTTTAAATTATGATATTCCTTGGAATGCCACTAGATTAATGCAACGTATTGGTCGTGTTAATCGTATTGGAACTCCTTCAAAAGACATTTATATCTACAACTTTTTTCCAACCTCAAGAACAGATAATGAAATTGAGCTGAACAAAAAAGCCTATATGAAATTACAGGCTTTCCATTCTGCTTTGGGAGAAGACAGTCAAATATATTCTACTGACGAAGAATTTGATTCTTTTGGTTTATTTGAAAAAATCCCAGAAGAAGAAAAAGATGAACGGTTAGAATACTTAAATTATTTAAGAAAATTCAGAGATGAAAATCCAGATGAGTATCATAGAATAAAAAACAAAATACCAACAAGAGCAAGAACAGGAAGAAAAAACAAATCAGCAAAAGAACAAACTATCACGTTTATTAAAAACAAAAAGCGAGATACGTTTTATCTTATTTATCCTGATTTTTCATTGGAAGAACTAACTTTTGTTGAAGCAGCGCGATTGTATAAAGCCGAAATATCCGAAAGAGCAGTTGGATTACATTCATTACACCACGAGCAAATTAACGCTGCATTAACCTCTTTTACTACAGGAGAAAGTATAACCAATCTTGGAGATAAAGCAAATGTAAAATTGGGTCCAAATGAGAGCAGAGCCATTAGTTTTATAGAAAAACAATTATTGCAAGAATTCATTACTCCAGATGATAAAGAACTAATCAATGCGGGTGCTACAGCAATAAGACGAGGGAAATTTCAGAAATTACCAAGGGAAATCAACAAACTGATTAAAGATGCAGCTTCAAAAAAGCCATCTTTATCAGAAACTTATAACAATGTTATGAAGCTACTTAAAACATATCCTTTATTAGAAACAGTTTCAGAATTTGTAGAGAAGGAAAAAGTAGTACCTAAAAGAAGTATTAAAACAGATAAACCAGCAATCATTTTATCTGAATCGTTTACAATATAA